The Nitrospira sp. genome contains a region encoding:
- the rfbC gene encoding dTDP-4-dehydrorhamnose 3,5-epimerase, which produces MIFTETVLKGAFIIDPEPISDERGIFARTWCQKEFEVHGLVVTWVQSSISGNISKGTMRGMHYQASPNEEVKLVRCTAGSIYDVIIDLRPTSPTYGRHVGITLTADNRRAVYIPKQFAHGFLTLEANSEVSYHMSEFYAPTSARGFRWDDPAFKIAWPEPILVMSEKDRTWPAFVRNGSL; this is translated from the coding sequence ATGATTTTCACGGAAACCGTCCTCAAGGGCGCATTCATAATTGACCCTGAGCCAATATCAGATGAACGGGGAATATTCGCGAGGACTTGGTGTCAAAAAGAGTTCGAAGTACATGGACTAGTCGTTACATGGGTGCAGTCGAGCATCTCGGGCAATATCAGCAAGGGAACCATGCGGGGGATGCACTACCAGGCATCCCCGAATGAGGAGGTGAAGCTGGTTCGCTGTACCGCAGGATCAATCTATGATGTCATCATCGACTTGCGCCCAACATCACCCACATATGGTCGACATGTAGGCATAACCCTGACAGCAGACAACCGTCGAGCCGTATACATCCCGAAGCAATTTGCTCACGGGTTTCTCACGCTTGAAGCTAATAGCGAGGTGTCGTATCACATGTCGGAGTTCTATGCACCTACAAGTGCTCGGGGATTTCGATGGGATGACCCCGCGTTCAAGATTGCGTGGCCGGAACCCATCTTGGTTATGTCGGAGAAGGATCGAACTTGGCCAGCATTCGTAAGGAACGGCTCGTTGTAA